In one Armatimonadota bacterium genomic region, the following are encoded:
- the lexA gene encoding transcriptional repressor LexA, protein MAKGLTARQEEILRFVADYQAEHGYPPSIREIGARFKIGSLRGVTVHLDALEKKGYIERANTPRSIKVVHPAFQNSVNVSMLPLLGSIAAGAPILAEDYVEDMIPVPSEMVRNIANAFVLRVKGDSMTGDGINPRDLVVIKPQATATHGELVAVLVDNEATVKRMHMRDGEIKLMPSNPAYEPIPVDDPQNTRVIGRVIGLMRDYQGMAF, encoded by the coding sequence ATGGCAAAAGGATTGACCGCACGTCAGGAAGAAATCTTGCGATTCGTCGCCGACTACCAGGCGGAACATGGTTACCCGCCGTCGATCCGCGAAATTGGGGCCCGGTTCAAAATCGGTTCGCTCCGGGGCGTCACCGTCCACCTCGACGCATTGGAGAAAAAAGGGTACATCGAACGGGCCAACACCCCCCGCTCCATCAAAGTCGTCCACCCGGCTTTCCAGAATTCTGTGAACGTGAGCATGTTGCCGCTCCTGGGATCCATTGCCGCGGGCGCACCGATCCTGGCCGAAGACTATGTTGAAGACATGATCCCCGTGCCGAGCGAAATGGTTCGGAATATCGCCAATGCCTTCGTCCTCCGCGTCAAAGGCGATTCCATGACGGGGGACGGGATCAACCCGCGCGACCTTGTGGTCATCAAACCCCAAGCCACTGCCACCCACGGCGAACTCGTCGCCGTTTTGGTGGACAACGAGGCGACGGTCAAACGGATGCACATGCGCGATGGGGAAATCAAATTGATGCCCAGCAACCCCGCCTACGAGCCCATCCCGGTGGACGACCCTCAAAACACCCGGGTCATCGGCCGGGTCATCGGCCTGATGCGGGACTACCAGGGAATGGCCTTTTAA